The following proteins are co-located in the Acidicapsa acidisoli genome:
- a CDS encoding DUF3857 domain-containing transglutaminase family protein, with protein sequence MRTPIVIATIAMTLTALSHPQLVSAQKFQEPTKEELQMTSDPKSPGAPAVYLYREEVTDNNSHYVSSYARIKVLTELGKEWATVEVPYTPGYSAPPIIEGRTIHADGTVIPLVGKGADLLAFRTNSDQEKVAVFNLPSVEVGSILEYKWTVPLTGSGRVGSVLQEDEGNISSELASSVPEWEVQTRLFVHKEHFYYNPKTGLENGVGGNQSISHYTDGELASYLLYTQRLPPGVQVAKSPKDDYSLDIQNVPPKQKASNAPPVESLQYRVRFFYTPYLSADLYWENEEKRWSKQVDDFASQSQTIRDAAAQITTGATTPDAKARKIYDAVQALENTDFTRTKSDAERTRLHLKRELKKSEDVWKEKSGSSNDIAALYLALTRAAGLDARGVQAADRNLRIFDPNLLSLGQLDSLLVVLRVDGKEVFLDPGEKLCPYGSLHWHHTLAGSLLQDNKTPIFTPPNLAKDAVTTHSADLTIAPNGTISGTIKVVMNGPEALRWRQLNLISDPAEVQKQFDEALRQQLPQGISAQVDHFQGLDSYSSDLLAVVNVSGHLGSVTGKRILLPAFFFSVAARNDFTAETSRTVPVDLHYAEQVIDVVEYRLPAGFTVESAPTPTQFAWPGHAALVTNSAPASMTPNAPGSIGIKHIYARAFVLLDAKEYPALHDFYQKLATNDQAQLVLTAMPTSAGN encoded by the coding sequence ATGCGAACGCCTATCGTAATTGCAACAATCGCAATGACCCTCACCGCGCTTTCTCATCCACAGTTAGTGAGCGCGCAGAAGTTCCAGGAGCCAACCAAGGAAGAACTGCAGATGACTTCCGATCCAAAGTCTCCTGGTGCTCCTGCTGTTTATCTCTATCGAGAAGAGGTAACTGATAACAACAGTCACTACGTCAGCAGTTATGCTCGCATTAAGGTGCTCACGGAGCTAGGCAAGGAATGGGCGACCGTCGAAGTTCCCTATACTCCCGGGTACAGCGCTCCACCCATCATTGAGGGCCGCACGATTCATGCTGACGGAACAGTCATTCCTCTAGTTGGCAAGGGCGCCGATCTGCTGGCGTTCAGGACAAACAGCGATCAAGAGAAGGTCGCAGTTTTCAATCTGCCAAGTGTTGAGGTCGGCAGCATCCTCGAATACAAGTGGACTGTTCCCCTCACCGGAAGTGGCAGAGTGGGTTCGGTCTTGCAGGAGGATGAAGGCAACATCTCCTCGGAACTCGCCAGCAGCGTCCCGGAATGGGAGGTCCAAACCAGACTCTTCGTGCACAAGGAACACTTCTACTACAACCCCAAGACCGGCCTTGAGAATGGTGTCGGCGGCAATCAGAGTATTTCTCACTATACGGACGGAGAACTGGCCAGCTATCTCTTGTATACCCAACGTTTGCCGCCAGGAGTGCAGGTTGCCAAGAGCCCCAAAGACGATTACTCGCTTGACATTCAGAATGTTCCGCCAAAGCAGAAGGCATCCAATGCGCCTCCTGTCGAAAGCCTGCAATACCGGGTTCGCTTTTTCTATACCCCTTATCTGAGTGCCGATCTGTACTGGGAAAATGAGGAAAAGCGCTGGTCAAAGCAGGTAGATGACTTCGCCAGCCAAAGCCAGACAATCCGCGACGCCGCAGCGCAAATTACCACAGGAGCAACAACGCCCGATGCCAAGGCACGCAAGATCTATGATGCCGTGCAGGCACTGGAGAATACCGATTTCACCCGCACTAAGTCGGATGCCGAGCGCACGAGGCTACACCTTAAACGCGAACTGAAAAAATCTGAGGATGTCTGGAAGGAAAAGAGCGGCTCAAGCAACGACATCGCCGCGCTTTATCTCGCTCTTACTCGCGCCGCGGGTCTCGATGCCCGGGGCGTTCAGGCAGCGGACCGCAACCTGCGTATATTCGATCCCAATCTTCTTTCTCTGGGGCAGCTTGACTCCCTGCTCGTCGTCTTGCGTGTTGACGGCAAAGAGGTCTTCCTCGATCCCGGCGAAAAGCTCTGTCCATATGGTTCTCTGCACTGGCATCACACGTTGGCTGGCAGTTTGTTACAGGACAACAAAACTCCTATATTTACCCCGCCCAACCTTGCCAAAGACGCTGTCACGACACATAGCGCCGACCTCACCATTGCCCCAAACGGAACCATCAGCGGAACCATCAAAGTCGTGATGAATGGCCCGGAAGCCCTGCGCTGGCGGCAGCTCAACCTCATCAGTGATCCGGCCGAGGTGCAAAAGCAGTTCGACGAAGCTCTCCGGCAACAGCTGCCGCAGGGCATCTCTGCCCAGGTCGACCACTTTCAGGGGCTCGACTCCTATAGCAGCGACCTTCTTGCCGTCGTCAATGTTTCCGGTCATCTAGGAAGCGTAACCGGCAAGAGAATTCTCTTACCCGCCTTCTTTTTCTCCGTAGCTGCCCGTAATGACTTCACTGCCGAGACAAGCCGCACCGTGCCTGTCGACCTGCATTATGCCGAACAGGTGATCGACGTCGTCGAATACCGCCTCCCTGCGGGCTTTACGGTCGAGAGTGCACCCACGCCGACGCAGTTTGCATGGCCAGGCCACGCCGCCCTCGTGACAAACAGTGCTCCCGCATCCATGACCCCAAACGCACCGGGCTCGATTGGCATTAAGCACATCTACGCTCGCGCCTTTGTCCTACTCGACGCCAAGGAGTACCCCGCGCTGCATGACTTCTACCAAAAGCTGGCGACCAACGATCAGGCGCAACTCGTATTGACGGCGATGCCCACCTCCGCAGGTAACTGA
- the pncA gene encoding bifunctional nicotinamidase/pyrazinamidase → MTRPDAEIVRNDDLLLVIDVQRDFCSRGRLAVPDGDAVVPLINRLAAHFKHIVLTQDWHPAGHTSFASSHREAKPYDQIELAYGPQTLWPDHCIQQTPGAEFHPALDSIVFQRAELILRKGFHRKIDSYSAFVENDKQTTTGLAGYLRERGFRRIFLAGLAYDYCVRFSAVDAVRADFEAVVIQDACHSIGPEGETEREFAQVGVKQMQSREILDTRE, encoded by the coding sequence ATGACCAGGCCGGACGCCGAGATCGTACGAAACGATGACCTTCTGCTCGTTATCGACGTTCAGCGCGACTTCTGCTCCCGCGGTAGACTTGCCGTTCCAGACGGCGACGCCGTCGTTCCCTTGATCAACAGGCTCGCCGCGCACTTCAAGCACATTGTCCTAACGCAGGACTGGCATCCGGCCGGCCACACCTCATTCGCCTCCAGTCATCGGGAAGCCAAACCATACGATCAGATAGAACTCGCCTACGGGCCGCAAACCCTCTGGCCTGACCACTGCATCCAGCAAACCCCCGGTGCGGAATTCCATCCAGCTCTCGACAGCATCGTCTTCCAGCGCGCTGAACTCATCCTCCGCAAAGGCTTCCACAGGAAAATCGACTCTTACTCCGCCTTCGTCGAAAACGACAAGCAGACCACCACCGGCCTCGCGGGTTACCTCCGCGAACGAGGCTTCCGCCGCATCTTCCTCGCTGGTCTCGCCTACGACTACTGTGTCCGCTTTTCAGCCGTCGATGCTGTCCGAGCCGATTTTGAGGCGGTTGTCATCCAGGACGCATGTCACTCAATCGGTCCGGAAGGCGAGACAGAGCGTGAATTTGCACAGGTTGGCGTAAAGCAGATGCAGTCAAGAGAGATTCTTGATACTCGCGAATGA
- a CDS encoding Bax inhibitor-1/YccA family protein, producing MPLMKTSNPALGARTFQDLSGSRYGGFIGTEARMTLNGTVNKTGILLVCAIVTAGWTWFQFMETGNPASVAPWMMIGLIGGLICAMITIFKKEWSPVTAPAYALLEGLVLGGISAVFELRYPGIAIQAVGLTFGTLFVLLFAYRSGLIRVTDKLRLGIVAATGGIAIFYLLEMVLGFFGVHFTTINGSGVIGIGFSLLVVGIAALNLVLDFDFIEKGVQYGAPKYMEWYGAFGIMVTLVWLYLEMLRLLSKLNRRN from the coding sequence ATGCCACTGATGAAGACATCCAACCCAGCACTTGGTGCAAGAACATTTCAAGATCTTTCCGGCAGCCGATATGGCGGCTTCATCGGCACCGAAGCCCGAATGACGCTCAACGGCACCGTGAACAAGACCGGTATTCTGCTCGTCTGCGCCATCGTCACCGCTGGCTGGACCTGGTTTCAGTTCATGGAGACGGGCAATCCCGCCTCCGTTGCCCCGTGGATGATGATCGGCCTGATCGGCGGTCTTATCTGCGCCATGATCACCATCTTCAAAAAGGAGTGGTCGCCGGTCACCGCGCCAGCCTATGCCCTCTTGGAGGGGCTGGTTCTCGGCGGCATCTCAGCGGTCTTTGAGCTGCGCTACCCCGGCATCGCGATTCAGGCCGTCGGCCTCACCTTCGGCACCCTCTTCGTCCTGCTCTTCGCCTATCGATCTGGCCTTATTCGAGTTACAGACAAGCTCCGCCTCGGGATCGTCGCCGCCACGGGTGGAATTGCAATCTTTTACCTGCTTGAGATGGTGCTGGGCTTCTTTGGCGTCCACTTCACCACCATCAATGGCTCCGGAGTCATCGGCATCGGATTCAGCCTCCTGGTAGTCGGCATCGCCGCCCTCAACCTCGTGCTCGACTTCGACTTCATCGAAAAAGGCGTGCAATACGGCGCTCCCAAGTACATGGAGTGGTACGGGGCCTTCGGCATCATGGTCACCCTGGTTTGGCTCTACCTCGAGATGCTTCGCTTGCTCTCCAAGTTAAACCGTAGGAACTAG
- a CDS encoding Gfo/Idh/MocA family protein, producing MIRGEETNRRAMTYQTNRRSFLIASGVTALASTRVFGANDTLRIGVIGAGGRMRTLLDCAERVGPCQFVAVSDVYKPHCDAVVERSNGVAAAHVDYRAVLDKDVDAVLIAAPDHWHVRIAVEALAAGKDVYLEKPVTHTIEEGATLTHAVRSSKQILQCGMQQRSWSHFQNAVDLIQAGSLGRVVQVRTYWFQNYQNHFSKEPSWTSSDRPVDVDKLDWKAWLGSAPDQPFTKEKFFHWRWFWNFGGGAMTDLFAHWIDVVHWAMKTDEPSNAYMLGDKYFFDQWDCPDTIQAAFRYPGFDVVYEGMMASSVDDGGLEFRGTEATLKLTRSGMSLYRERVQGKENPILTEQSFRDGTISHMENFFQCVKSRKEPNAPVEAGVAAARAGHIGNLAYHRNGQVSWPLKAGA from the coding sequence ATGATCCGCGGGGAAGAAACGAACAGGAGAGCGATGACTTATCAGACAAATCGGCGGAGCTTTCTTATTGCAAGCGGAGTGACTGCGCTTGCCTCAACCAGAGTGTTCGGTGCAAACGATACCCTGCGCATTGGCGTAATTGGAGCAGGAGGGCGGATGCGAACTTTGCTCGACTGCGCGGAGAGAGTTGGACCGTGCCAGTTTGTAGCAGTAAGCGATGTGTATAAGCCGCATTGTGACGCCGTAGTGGAGCGTTCCAACGGCGTGGCTGCGGCGCATGTGGATTACCGCGCGGTGTTGGACAAAGACGTGGATGCGGTGTTGATTGCCGCGCCAGATCACTGGCATGTTCGCATCGCGGTGGAAGCACTTGCGGCGGGCAAGGATGTGTATCTCGAAAAGCCGGTGACGCACACGATCGAAGAGGGTGCGACGCTGACGCATGCAGTCCGATCGAGCAAACAGATTCTGCAGTGCGGCATGCAGCAGCGCAGTTGGAGTCATTTTCAGAATGCAGTGGATTTGATTCAGGCCGGCAGCCTCGGGCGCGTGGTGCAGGTGAGGACATACTGGTTCCAGAACTATCAGAATCATTTTTCCAAGGAACCTTCGTGGACCTCGTCGGACAGGCCAGTCGACGTTGACAAACTGGATTGGAAGGCGTGGCTCGGTTCTGCTCCGGACCAGCCATTCACGAAGGAAAAGTTCTTCCACTGGCGGTGGTTCTGGAACTTTGGCGGCGGCGCGATGACCGATCTGTTTGCGCATTGGATTGATGTCGTCCACTGGGCGATGAAGACGGACGAGCCGAGCAACGCATACATGCTGGGAGACAAGTATTTCTTCGACCAATGGGACTGCCCGGATACGATTCAGGCGGCTTTCCGGTATCCGGGATTCGATGTGGTCTACGAGGGGATGATGGCTTCTTCTGTCGATGATGGCGGACTTGAATTTCGCGGAACCGAGGCAACGCTGAAGCTGACGCGCAGCGGCATGAGTCTATATCGCGAGCGCGTTCAGGGAAAGGAAAATCCAATTCTTACCGAGCAAAGCTTTCGCGACGGGACGATTTCGCACATGGAGAATTTCTTCCAATGCGTGAAGTCACGCAAGGAGCCCAATGCGCCGGTAGAAGCGGGAGTAGCTGCGGCGCGAGCTGGCCATATTGGGAACCTGGCCTACCATCGCAATGGACAGGTCAGCTGGCCGCTCAAGGCAGGAGCCTGA